The DNA window CTGGAGCACATCAGCCAGTTGATCCGCGACATGGGCGATCTCGCCCGCTCGATGGTCAGTGGCTCGACCAAGGCATTGCTCAATTCGGACAATGCGCTGGCGCAGCGGGTGGTTTCCGACGATGCCATCATGGATGCACGCCAGCGCGAGCTGGACGATCGCGCCATTACGCTGATTGCCAAGCGCCAGCCGATGGCCAACGACCTGCGTGCCGTGGTCGGTTCGATCCGCATGGCCAGCGACCTCGAGCGCATCGGTGACCTTGCCAAGAACATCGCCAAGCGCGTCGGCACTGTCGGGCTGAGTGTCACGCCGCGCGACCTGTCGCATTCGATCGACGGGATGGCGCAGCTGGTGCTGATTCAGGTGCAGGGCGTCATCGACGAATATGCCGCCGCTGACGCGGCAGCGCTTGCCACGCTCAGAAACAACGACGAGCGCATCGACGTCAAATACACCTCGGTGTTCCGCGAACTGCTGACCTACATGATGGAAGACCCGCGCAACATCACTGCCTGCACGCATCTGTTGTTCTGCGCCAAGAACCTCGAGCGCATTGGCGACCATGTGACCAACATCGCCGAAAATGCCTATTATGTTTTGACCGGTACGCAGTTGCCCGCCAATCGTCCGAAGCAGGACGAAACGGCAATGTCCGCGCCGGCGGCATGACAGGGGTGACCGGCCGATGATCGCGCCACGCATCATGGTGGTGGAGGACGAGGAGCCGCTAGGCGTGCTGCTCCGCTACAATCTCGAATCCGAGGGTTACCAGGTCGAGGTGGTGACGCGCGGCGACGAGGCCGAGATCCGGCTGCAGGAGAACGTTCCCGACCTTCTGGTGCTCGACTGGATGGTGCCGGCGGTTTCCGGTATCGAGCTCTGTCGTCGGCTAAGGATGCGTCCTGAGACCGAGCGGCTGCCGATCATCATGCTGACCGCGCGGGGCGAGGAAAGCGACCGCGTGCGCGGCCTCTCGACCGGCGCCGACGATTACCTGGTCAAGCCGTTCTCGACGCCGGAGTTCATGGCCAGGGTCAAGGCGCTGCTGCGCCGCGCCAAGCCGGAAGTGCTGTCCAGCGTGCTCAAGGTCGGCGACATCGTGCTCGACCGAGAATCGCACCGGGTCTATCGCAAGAAGAGCGAGATCCGGCTCGGGCCGACCGAGTTCCGCCTGCTCGAGTTCATGATGCGTCATCCCGGCCGCGTCTTCTCGCGCAGCCAGCTGCTCGACAATGTGTGGGGCGAGACGATCTATATCGATGAGCGCACGGTCGACGTGCATGTGGGCCGGCTGCGCAAGGCGGTCAACAATGGCCGTATGCCCGATGTCATCCGCACCATTCGCGGGGCGGGATACGCGATCAGGGAAGATTGAACCCGCTCGTTTGAATTCACGCCACGTTCTTGCCGACGAGGCTGGATCTTGTCTGCATGCCCGGCGCAAAAATCTCCTGGTCGACGAAGGTCAGCGCTCGCATGGCGCAGCCTTCGCGGATCAGCGGCAGTTCGTTCGGTTCGGTATCGAAGGAAATCGATTTCGAGTGCTGGCCGCCGGCGGTCTGGGCAATCGCCTTGCGCAAAGCCGGCTCGATCAGGTCGAAGGCGGCAGCACTGACGCCGACCATGGCAACGGGCGCCGGATCGATCAGCGCGAACAGGCTGCCGAGGCCGTAGCCGAGCGCTTCGCCGGCCTTGCGATAGGCCTCGCGCTCGGGCCCATCCCTTTCGCGGGCCGCGGTCGCCAGGGCACGCATATCGGCGTCACTGACATCGGCGACGGGTTCTGCGTCCTCACCCAGCTGCCTGGCGTTGCGCCAGATGGCGTAGTTGCCGGCATAGGCTTCGACGCAGCCGCGCCGCCCGCAGCGACACAGCGCACCGTTCGGCCGATGGATCATGTGGCCGAACTCACCGCCCGAGGAATGGGTGCCGGTGAACAACTCGCCCTTCAGCACCAGGCCCATGCCGATGCCGTGCGATAAAAGGATGGCGATGAAATCGTCGCGGTAGCGATCAGGATCGCGCCAGCGCAGCGCAATCGCCATCATGTTGCAGTCGTTCTCCATCGTGGCGGGGATGCCGAACTCGTCTTCAAGTACGTCGGCGAAGGCGATGTCGGTGTGCGGCGTGATCGGCGACCACAGCATGGCGCGGGCATGGGTGTCGGTAATGCCCTGGATCGCCAGCGCGATGCGGGCGACGCTGCGGACATCGAGATCGGGGTCCTCGAGACGGCGCCGCACGATTGCCGTGCATTCGCCGATCAGCGCGTCGCGCGACATGGTCAGCGTGTCCAGCCGGCGCTGTTCCTCGGCGATTACCTGACCGGCATAGTCGATGACGGCGACGGAGAGAAAATTCAGCGACAGCACCACGGTCATCACCGCCGCTGCTTCCGGATTGAGGCCGAGGCCGACCTGCGGCCGGCCGCGTTTGAGCGAGCCGGCCTCGCTCGGCTTGCTTTCGGTCAGGATGCCTTCGCCGATCAGGTCGGAGGAGATCGCCGATATGGTCGAGTGGCTGAGGCCGGTGGTCGCGGCGATCTCGGTGCGGGACGGTTGTCCGGCGCGGCGCACGGCCGCAATCACCATCGCCCGGTTGCGCCGGCGCAAATCGTCGTGGCGGATTCCGACCGACATGTTTCTTCAAGTCCTCCCGGTCGCCGCGGTTCACCGTGCCCCTCGAACGCTGTCGGCAACGCAGTCAAATACTGGCAGAAGCGACCCACTCTGTCATTTATTTATTCCGGAGCTCGAAAAAAATTCGCGAGCACATCAAAATCCATCAGAATCGATGTTGACAGCGTTCGGGTGTTGGACCAGTATTTTTTCGAGGCTCGAAAAAATAGAGCCTCTGTGCCGGCCTTCGGGTCAGTTTGGTCGCGCCATACGCGGCGCAGGGAGGATATTATGAAAAGATTCACAGCCGCCATCCTGGCGGGTGTCGCCATGTCGCTGACGCTCGCGTCGGTCGCGCAGGCGAAGGACAAGGTCGTCGGCGTTTCGTGGTCCAACTTCCAGGAAGAGCGCTGGAAGACCGACGAGGCCGCCATGAAGACGGCGATCGAGGCCGCCGGCGACAAGTACATCTCCGCCGATGCGCAGTCCAATCCCGGCAAGCAGCTTACCGATGTCGAAAGCCTGATCTCGCAGGGCGCCAATTCGCTGATCATCCTGGCGCAGGATGCCTCGGCCATCGGCCCGGCGGTGCAGAAGGCGCTGGACGAAGGCATTCCGGTCGTCGGCTATGACCGTCTGATCGAGAACAAGGACGTCTTCTATCTGACCTTCGACAACAAGGAAGTCGGCCGCATGCAGGCCCGCGAAGTGTTCAAGGCGAAGCCCGAAGGCAACTATGTCTTCATCAAGGGTTCGGGCGCCGATCCGAATGCCGATTTCCTGTTTTCGGGCTCGATGGAAGTGCTCAAGGAAGCCATCGACAGCGGCAAGATCAAGAATGTCGGCGAGGCGTATACGGACGGCTGGCTGCCCGCCAACGCCCAGAAGAACATGGAACAGTTCCTCACCGCCAACGACAACAAGGTCGATGCCGTGGTCGCGGCCAATGACGGCACCGCCGGTGGCGTCGTCGCGGCGCTGACGGCGCAGGGCCTTGCCGGCACCGTGCCGGTCTCGGGTCAGGACGGCGACCACGCCGCGCTGAACCGCATCGCCCTCGGCACGCAGACCGTGTCGGTGTGGAAGGACGCGCGCGAACTCGGCAAGAACGCCGCCGAGATCGCCTCGCAGCTCGCCGACGGCAAGAAGACGAGCGACATTGCCGGTGCCAAGGACTTCACGACACCGGGCGGCAACACCGTCAAGTCGCTGTTCCTGACCCCGGTTGCGATCACCAAGGACAATCTCAACGTCGTCATCGACGCCGGCTGGATCAAGAAGGACGAAGTCTGCGCGGGCGTCGCCGCCGGCACCGTCGCGGCCTGTAACTGATCTGGATCACTTCGAAATATCTGAACGCCGCGGCCCAAAAGCCGCGGCGTTTTCTCAAAAAGATTTGTGTTTCCGCATCACGCGGATAGCTTCGGGAGCAATTCCAGGAAAAGTGCGTAGCGGTTTTCCGTCCGGAATTGCGTCAAAACAAAGAGATAGAACGGTTCGGCGTTTCCGTGAATCGGTGAACCGTTCCAGGCTGGATTCCGGCATCCGTGTCAGACGGCCAGCCGGTGGGAGGAAATCATGACCGACACGACGTCCAACCCGCAGGCCGACACCGCGCGTGCGTCGGAACTCGGCGTGGTCGCCCGGTTCCTGAAGGCGACCGAGATCGACACCCGCATGCTCGGCATGGTCGGCGCCCTGCTGATCATCTGGATCGGGCTACATGTCATTTCCAGCCTGCGCCTCGGCGTCAATCCGCTCGATTTCGACAGCCGCACCTTTCTGACGCCGCGCAATCTGTGGAATCTGTCGGTGCAGACATCGGCGGTCGCCATCATGGCCTGCGGCATGGTGCTGGTCATTGTCATGCGCAACATCGACCTGTCCGTCGGTTCCGCCGAGGGCCTGATCGGCATGGTGATGGGATTTGCCCAGGTGCATTTCCTGGTCCGGTTTGTCGGGCTCGAACTCGGCAATCCGTGGATCTGGGTCCTGGCGCTGATCATCGGCCTGGCGCTCGGCCTGCTGATCGGAGCCTTTCAAGGCTTCGTCATCGCCTATCTCGAAGTGCCGGCGTTCATCGTCACGCTGGGCGGACTGCTGGTTTGGCGCGGTGCTGCCTGGTGGGTCACCAGCGGCCAGACGGTGGCGCCGCTTGACGCCACCTTTCAGCTCATGGGCGGCGGGCCGGCGGGATCGATCGGCGCCACCTGGAGCTGGGTCGTCGGGATCGTCGCCTGCCTTGCCGTGGCGTTTGCGCTCTTCAACGGCCGGGTGCAGCGCAAGCGTTTCCGGTTTCCGCTGCGTCCGATCTGGGCCGAAACGCTGCTCGGCGTCGTCACCTGCGCCGTCATCATGGGTGCGGTCTGGCTCGCCAATTCCTATCCCTGGCCGATCGGCATCGTGAACCGGTATGCGGCCGCCAACAACATCACCGTTCCCGAAGGCGGCCTGTTCATCGCTCACGGCATTGCCATACCGGTGCTGATGGCGATCGCCGTCGGGCTGGTCATGACCTTCATCACCAACCGCACCCGTTTCGGCCGCTATGTCTTTGCCATTGGCGGCAATCCCGAGGCAGCCAATCTCGCCGGCATCAACACGCGCTGGATCACCATGAAGGTGTTCATGATCATGGGCGTGCTGGCCACGATCGCCGCCGCGATCTCCTCGGCCCGGCAGAATTCGGCGACCAACGTGCTTGGAACGCTGGACGAATTGCTGGTCATTGCCGCCGCCGTCATTGGCGGCACGTCGCTCGCCGGCGGCTCGGGAACGATCATCGGCGCCATGCTCGGTGCGCTGCTGATGCAGTCGCTGCAGTCCGGCATGGTGCTGCTCGGTGTCGACTCGCCGCTGCAGAGCATCGTCGTCGGCGCCGTGCTGGTCATCGCGGTGTGGCTCGACACCGTCTATCGCAAGCGCGTCTAGGAGGCATGGCCATGACTGACAAGATTGCTCCTGCAGCCACCGCACTGATCGATATGCGCAACATCTCGATCGCCTTTGGCGGCATCCGCGCCGTCGACGACGCCTCGATCGATCTTTTCCCCGGCGAGGTCGTGGCGCTGCTCGGTCACAACGGCGCCGGCAAGTCGACGCTGATCAAGATCCTGTCCGGCGCTTACAAGCGCGATGCGGGCCAGATCTTCGTCAATGGCGAGGAGGCATCGATCTCCAATCCGCGCGACGCCAAGAAATACGGCATCGAGACGATCTACCAGACGCTGGCGCTGGCCGACAATGTCGATGCCGCCGCCAATCTGTTCCTCGGCCGCGAGCTGATGACCGCCTGGGGCACGCTCGACGACGTTGCCATGGAGGCGGAGGCGCGCAAGGTGATGGGCCGGCTCAATCCCCGCTTCCAGCGCTTCAAGGAGCCGGTGATCAAGCTGTCGGGCGGCCAGCGGCAATCGGTGGCGATCGCGCGCGCCATCCTGTTCAACGCGCGCATCCTGATCATGGACGAGCCGACGGCGGCGCTCGGTCCGCAGGAGACGGCGCAGGTCGGTGAACTGGTCAAGCAGCTCAAGTCCGACGGCATCGGCATCTTCCTGATCAGCCACGACATCCACGACGTTTTCGAACTTGCCGACCGGGTCTGCGTCATGAAGAACGGCCAGGTCGTCGGCACCGCACGCACCACCGATGTAACCCAGGACGAGGTGCTCGGCATGATCATTCTGGGTAAATGCCCGCCCGGCGCCATTCCCGGACCGGGCGCACTGAAGATCGCGGCCTGAGACCGCCGAAGATCGCGGCCTGAGGTCGCTGAAGATAGCGGCCTGGGTCAGACCAGGTCGCGGGTTGCCGGACACGTGATGTGCCAGCCGTCAGCATGGCTTGGCCTTGCCATTGTGTTGGCGCGGCGACTTGCCCATAAAGGTCCCAATTCGCTCAGGGACCGCATCATCCGTTGAAGAAGCTTTTTCCAATCGTCGCGTTCATCGCCGTTGCGCTGATCAGCATGACGATGGCGGGGTTTGCCTATTTCGCCACGCAGGAGGCCGCCCGCATCAAGTTCGAAGCGACGGCCGATGACGCGCTCAACCGGATCGAGAGCCGCATCGACCTGCATTTGTCGCTGTTGCGCTCGACGCAGGCCCTGTTCGACGCCCGCAACGGCGACATCTCCCAGAATGAGTTCAAGGCGTTTTTCAACGCGCTCGATGTCGACAACAATTTCGCCGGCTTGCGCGGTATCGGCTTTCCCAGGCTGGTGAAGGCGGGAGACGAGGCGGCCGTCGAACGCGACATGCTGCACGACCATGGCGTCAGCCATCCAATCTATCCAGACACCACGCAATCCTGGCGCGCGCCCATTGTGATGTTCGAACCGATGGATCCGTCCAATCAAGCCAGCATCGGCTACGACATGTTCAGCGAACCGGTGCGGCGCGCGGCGATCGAAAAGGCGATGTCGAACGATCACCAGCATGCCAGCGGGCTGGTGCAACTGGGCCAGGGCACAGGCGCCGCGCAGACCTTCCCCGGCTTCGTCGTCTTCGTGCGGCTCAATGTCGAAACCGCACCCGATGTCATCAATGCGTCCAGATCCTCGACGTCCGGTTTTCTCTATGCGGCCTTTCGGGCTCGGGACCTGTTCCAGACCGCGCTCAGCCGGTCGCCACTGCTGCCGGTCAACACCGAGATCTATGACAGCGACGGCGCGGTGAACGGCGACGATCTATTGTTCCGGTCGGAAACGCCACCGGTTTCCGCGTTCGGCGACAGGTTGCTGGTCACCCGCAAGATCATCGTGGCCGGGCGACCCTGGACTGTCCTGTTCCGGCCGACGAGCGCCTTCCTGCCGCCGTCGTCGCGTGCCATTCCGGTGATGCTGGGGCTGTTCGGCCTGCTTTTGGCGGGCGCCATCGCATTGGTGGCGCGGTATCAGGAGCGGGCCTATGAGGCAGCGTCGCGCTTGCACGAAACGACCGAAAAGAGCCTGCTCGAAAAAGACCTGATGCTGCAGGAGATGAAGCATCGCATCAAGAATTCGATCACCAGGGTGCTGGCGATCGCGCGCCAGACGGCATCGAGGGCCACCGACGTCAACGAGTTTTCAGCATCCTTCTCGGCCAGGCTGCAGGCAATGGCGGCGTCCCAAGACATGCTGACGCGCTCGCGCTGGCAGAAGGCCGATCTTGGCGATCTCCTGCGCATCGAGCTAGGTCAGGTGTTCGGCAAGGAACTGCCCGAAGAGCTGTTGTCGGGGCCACAGGTGCTGCTCGACGAAACCACGACGCAAGCGCTCGGCCTGACCTTCCACGAACTGGCCACGAATGCGCTGAAATACGGCGAAGCCGGCAACTCCGCCAATTCGCTTAAGGGTGACTGGGCGCTGAAAGTGGACTGGTCGCTGGAAGGGCGCGGGCGCGACAGGACGCTGGCTCTCAACTGGCGCGAAACCGGGCAGAAAAAACTTGAATCGCCGGCCAAGACCGGATTTGGCACCAAGCTGATCGATCTCAACGTGACACGCGAATTGCGCGGTACGATCAAGCGTGATTTCCGGGCCGATGGGCTGAACGTGGAAATCAAAATCCCTCTGGCAGACTGACGACGGTCGTCAGGCGGGCCAGGATCAATCTCCCAGACATCGAAAATCCGGAGGCCGGCTAACCGGTCTCCGGATCAGCTTTCGATTATCGCCGAACTAGTTGCAGCGCGCCGTGTAGATCCGGCCGCGATGATCGCGATACTGGCAATAGCCATTGCGCAGGTTGCGCACCAGCAGGCCGGAACCGGCACCGACGGCCGCGCCGATCAGCGCGCCCTTGCCGCCACCGACCAAGCCGCCGACACCGGCGCCGATCAAGCCGCCGCCAACAACGTCCTGCTCGGTCGAGGTGCAGCCACTGACCGCGACCACAGCAACCATGGCAATAAGTATCTTCCGCATAGAGTCACTCCTCACTTTGTGTCCTCACTTTAATAAGCTCCAACCGCCATTTAGCATGAAATGGCGCCCGTTGCCCGCTCGAATTTATTGTTGGCTAAGATAGTCTTTTTCGGGGCGCGTCATGTTTGACGCAACCACGATTTTTGAAATCTCCAAGGATGCGTCGAGACGGCCGTCCGGGCCGACCTTCCACACCACCTGGTCGTAGTCATCTTCGAGCGCCGGGTCGACCGCAAGGCATTTGGCGACGATGTGTTCTGCCTGCCCCCGCACGTCGCCCATGGCGAACGGGCGTTCGGCGACACATTGGTCGGCGGTTTCGAAAACACTGACAGGAACCTGAAGCTCACGGCAATCGGCCATCGTGTTCGAGCAGCCGATGACCAGCAGCAATGCGGCGATGTGTTCCATGGCGAAACGTCCTCTCGCCACAGTAACGGTCCACATTCCGCAAAGTTCCTGCACTGCAAGGCTTGCCAGCGAATTAACATACATCGACCAAGGCCTCAGGTGGCGCGGAGGTCAGTAAGCCAGCTGGAAGAGGACCACCGCGACGATAAACGCGGCCAGACCCAGAGCGACAAGGCGCAACGAAGCGTGAGGAACAGGAGACAGCGGTGGCGCGGATGCCTCGGAGTCTTCAAACTCGCCCATGGAGATCCGAGCGGCCTGTTCCAGTCTGTTCATGTCGGCAACCGTCAAGGCATTCCTCCCGCACCATGCTGCAAGTCCTGCTGCGGAAATGTCCGGCG is part of the Mesorhizobium loti genome and encodes:
- the phoU gene encoding phosphate signaling complex protein PhoU, with the protein product MGEHTVASFDEDLEHISQLIRDMGDLARSMVSGSTKALLNSDNALAQRVVSDDAIMDARQRELDDRAITLIAKRQPMANDLRAVVGSIRMASDLERIGDLAKNIAKRVGTVGLSVTPRDLSHSIDGMAQLVLIQVQGVIDEYAAADAAALATLRNNDERIDVKYTSVFRELLTYMMEDPRNITACTHLLFCAKNLERIGDHVTNIAENAYYVLTGTQLPANRPKQDETAMSAPAA
- the phoB gene encoding phosphate regulon transcriptional regulatory protein PhoB, which gives rise to MIAPRIMVVEDEEPLGVLLRYNLESEGYQVEVVTRGDEAEIRLQENVPDLLVLDWMVPAVSGIELCRRLRMRPETERLPIIMLTARGEESDRVRGLSTGADDYLVKPFSTPEFMARVKALLRRAKPEVLSSVLKVGDIVLDRESHRVYRKKSEIRLGPTEFRLLEFMMRHPGRVFSRSQLLDNVWGETIYIDERTVDVHVGRLRKAVNNGRMPDVIRTIRGAGYAIRED
- a CDS encoding ROK family transcriptional regulator, whose translation is MSVGIRHDDLRRRNRAMVIAAVRRAGQPSRTEIAATTGLSHSTISAISSDLIGEGILTESKPSEAGSLKRGRPQVGLGLNPEAAAVMTVVLSLNFLSVAVIDYAGQVIAEEQRRLDTLTMSRDALIGECTAIVRRRLEDPDLDVRSVARIALAIQGITDTHARAMLWSPITPHTDIAFADVLEDEFGIPATMENDCNMMAIALRWRDPDRYRDDFIAILLSHGIGMGLVLKGELFTGTHSSGGEFGHMIHRPNGALCRCGRRGCVEAYAGNYAIWRNARQLGEDAEPVADVSDADMRALATAARERDGPEREAYRKAGEALGYGLGSLFALIDPAPVAMVGVSAAAFDLIEPALRKAIAQTAGGQHSKSISFDTEPNELPLIREGCAMRALTFVDQEIFAPGMQTRSSLVGKNVA
- the xylF gene encoding D-xylose ABC transporter substrate-binding protein: MKRFTAAILAGVAMSLTLASVAQAKDKVVGVSWSNFQEERWKTDEAAMKTAIEAAGDKYISADAQSNPGKQLTDVESLISQGANSLIILAQDASAIGPAVQKALDEGIPVVGYDRLIENKDVFYLTFDNKEVGRMQAREVFKAKPEGNYVFIKGSGADPNADFLFSGSMEVLKEAIDSGKIKNVGEAYTDGWLPANAQKNMEQFLTANDNKVDAVVAANDGTAGGVVAALTAQGLAGTVPVSGQDGDHAALNRIALGTQTVSVWKDARELGKNAAEIASQLADGKKTSDIAGAKDFTTPGGNTVKSLFLTPVAITKDNLNVVIDAGWIKKDEVCAGVAAGTVAACN
- a CDS encoding sugar ABC transporter permease, which codes for MTDTTSNPQADTARASELGVVARFLKATEIDTRMLGMVGALLIIWIGLHVISSLRLGVNPLDFDSRTFLTPRNLWNLSVQTSAVAIMACGMVLVIVMRNIDLSVGSAEGLIGMVMGFAQVHFLVRFVGLELGNPWIWVLALIIGLALGLLIGAFQGFVIAYLEVPAFIVTLGGLLVWRGAAWWVTSGQTVAPLDATFQLMGGGPAGSIGATWSWVVGIVACLAVAFALFNGRVQRKRFRFPLRPIWAETLLGVVTCAVIMGAVWLANSYPWPIGIVNRYAAANNITVPEGGLFIAHGIAIPVLMAIAVGLVMTFITNRTRFGRYVFAIGGNPEAANLAGINTRWITMKVFMIMGVLATIAAAISSARQNSATNVLGTLDELLVIAAAVIGGTSLAGGSGTIIGAMLGALLMQSLQSGMVLLGVDSPLQSIVVGAVLVIAVWLDTVYRKRV
- a CDS encoding sugar ABC transporter ATP-binding protein; translated protein: MTDKIAPAATALIDMRNISIAFGGIRAVDDASIDLFPGEVVALLGHNGAGKSTLIKILSGAYKRDAGQIFVNGEEASISNPRDAKKYGIETIYQTLALADNVDAAANLFLGRELMTAWGTLDDVAMEAEARKVMGRLNPRFQRFKEPVIKLSGGQRQSVAIARAILFNARILIMDEPTAALGPQETAQVGELVKQLKSDGIGIFLISHDIHDVFELADRVCVMKNGQVVGTARTTDVTQDEVLGMIILGKCPPGAIPGPGALKIAA
- a CDS encoding histidine kinase codes for the protein MKKLFPIVAFIAVALISMTMAGFAYFATQEAARIKFEATADDALNRIESRIDLHLSLLRSTQALFDARNGDISQNEFKAFFNALDVDNNFAGLRGIGFPRLVKAGDEAAVERDMLHDHGVSHPIYPDTTQSWRAPIVMFEPMDPSNQASIGYDMFSEPVRRAAIEKAMSNDHQHASGLVQLGQGTGAAQTFPGFVVFVRLNVETAPDVINASRSSTSGFLYAAFRARDLFQTALSRSPLLPVNTEIYDSDGAVNGDDLLFRSETPPVSAFGDRLLVTRKIIVAGRPWTVLFRPTSAFLPPSSRAIPVMLGLFGLLLAGAIALVARYQERAYEAASRLHETTEKSLLEKDLMLQEMKHRIKNSITRVLAIARQTASRATDVNEFSASFSARLQAMAASQDMLTRSRWQKADLGDLLRIELGQVFGKELPEELLSGPQVLLDETTTQALGLTFHELATNALKYGEAGNSANSLKGDWALKVDWSLEGRGRDRTLALNWRETGQKKLESPAKTGFGTKLIDLNVTRELRGTIKRDFRADGLNVEIKIPLAD
- a CDS encoding lipoprotein produces the protein MRKILIAMVAVVAVSGCTSTEQDVVGGGLIGAGVGGLVGGGKGALIGAAVGAGSGLLVRNLRNGYCQYRDHRGRIYTARCN